In the Paenibacillus sp. FSL R7-0337 genome, GTGATATAGCTGGTCAGCTTCTGGCCGACAGCACTGCGGCAGAGCAGATTATCCAGGATCTCCATTTCCTCAATCGTCGGTACAATCCGTTCCATGCCCATCACTGCGATATGCGTCTTGGGAATAGCGGCGGTGAGGTCACCGTTCCCTTCATTCGTGACGAGATTAATTGCGCCCAGGTTGGCGATGGCGAAATTACAGCCCGTAATCCCGATCTCCGCATCCAGGAACTTCTGGCGCAGGACGGTGCGGGCGAACCCGGCCAGCTTCTCGGGCGTCTCATCGCCGGTGTATCCGAACTTCTCTGCGAAGACACGCCTAATCTGCTCCCGGTCTTTATGCAGGGCGGGGGCTACGATATGGGAGGGAGGGTCCCAATCATCCATCTGCAGAATGTACTCTCCGAGATCCGTCTCAATCAGCTCGCAGCCGGCTTCGAGCAGTACGCGGTTCAGTTCAATCTCCTCAGTAACCATGGACTTGGATTTGACGACCCGGGTCGCCTGCTTGCGTTCAATGACATCCCGTATATAACTGCTGGCCTCTTCCTTGGTTGCGGCAAAATAGATATGCCCGCCCTGCCGCTCAACATTATCCGCAAGCTGCTCCAGATAAAAGTCCAGGTTCGCCAGCGTATGCTGACGGATCAGCTGGCCGGCCTTCCGCCACTGCTCCCAATCCCCCAGCGCGGTAGCGGCTGTCAGCCGCCTAGTCTTAAGGCTGTCCTGTGCCGACCCCACGGCACTGCGCATGAAGGAATCCCCAAGGCCCTCCGCGGTCCGTTCGCTGAAGCTGCGTGAATCCGTTTGCAGGCTCAAGTCAGTTTCCCCCTTTATGATTGGCAGGCGTATGCTGGTTGAGCACCTCTGCAATATGCATGACGCGTACCGGCTCACCCTTGCGGGACAGGCGCCCTCCGATGTTCATCAGGCAGCCCATATCTGCACTGATCAGGATATCGGCTCCGGTATCCAGCACACAGCCGCATTTCTCATCGGCCATCTGAGCGGAGATTTCAGGCATCTTCACCGCAAAAGTGCCGCCGAACCCGCAGCAGTTGTCGCTGTTCTTGAGCGGCTCAAGCTTCAGTCCCTTCACCTGCTCCAACAGCTGGAAGGGCGTTTCCTTCTCGCCCAGCAGCCTGGTCATGTGGCAGGAGCGGTGGTAGGTAGCCGTTCCTTCGAGCGTGGCACCGACATCGGTGACCCCCAGCACTTTTACAATGAACTGGGTGAGTTCATATGATTTTTCTTTTAGCGCAACCGCTTTCAATTCCCACTCCGGGTCCCCGCTGAAGATCTTCGGATATTCATGAAACATAGCAATGCAGGAGCCGGACGGACCTACGACATAATCCGAAGCCTCGAAGGCCAGCATCATGTTCTGCATAGCAAGCTTAGATTCTTGCAGATAACCGCTGTTGTACGTAGGCTGGCCGCAGCACACCTGTGAAGCGGGGTAATCAATCTCGCAGCCGAGCCGCTCCAGAACTTCAACCATGGCAATACCGGCATTCGGAGCCATAAGATCTACCAGACAAGTGGAAAAAATACTGACTCGCACTCCCATCCCTCCCATCAATGAAAACCTATATTCACAGCTTAACTCAATAAGTCAATGAAAAACAACACAAAAACAAATAAAAAATGTGAAACTTATTGACAATAAATATTGATAGCGTTTACACTATGGATGGGTAATTGGAGAAATGGAATAATCTACAATGGAATAATCTACCTTGAGGGGGAGAAACAGTGACCAAGCATTTGATGTATATCAACGGCCAATTTACGGAATCCGAAGGCAAAGAGTGGATGGAAGTAACCAATCCGGCGACCGACGAAGTCATCTCACAGGTTCCCAAGGCAACCAGGAATGATGTCATACGTGCCATTGATGCAGCGGAGCAAGCCCAGGCAGAGTGGGAGGAGACTCCGGCGGTAGAGCGCGGCAAGTACTTGCATGCGATTGCTGACGGCATCCGGGCAGAGGCGGACAGTATCGCCAGGCTGATCTCGGAGGAAGTCGGTAAGACGCTGGAATTATCCACCGTAGAGGTTCATTTCACTGCGGATTATTTAGATTATATGGCGGAATGGGCACGGCGTTATGAAGGGGAGATCGTTCAGAGCGACCGTGATAATGAGCATATTTTTGTATTCAAAAGAGCGATCGGCGTCACCACGGGCATTCTGCCCTGGAACTTCCCGTTCTTCCTGATCGCGAGAAAGATGGCCCCGGCGCTCATCACCGGCAACACGATTGTCGTGAAGCCCAGTGCTGAATCTCCTAACAATGCCATGGCGTTCAGCCGGATCGTGGATCAGGCCGGATTGCCTAAGGGGGTATTCAACCTTATTACAGGCAGAGGTGCAGAAGTGGGCAACGAGCTGTCCAGTAATGCCAAGGTAGGTATGGTTAGTCTTACGGGCAGCGTACCTGCAGGGCAGAAGGTTATGGAGGCGGCGGCTGAGAATATCATCAAGGTCAGCTTGGAGCTGGGCGGCAAAGCACCTGCCATCGTAATGAAGGATGCCGATCTGGAGCTGGCTGTTCAGGCGATTGTGGCTTCCCGGGTCATTAATACAGGTCAGGTCTGTAACTGTGCGGAGCGTGTCTATGTCCATGAAGATATCAAGGAGGAATTCACCACTCGGCTGGTTGCAGCGATGAAGGCCGTGAAGTACGGAGACCCGCTTAAGGACACGGACATTCAGATGGGACCGCTTATCAACAAGGCCGCGCAGGAATCGGTACAGCAGAAGGTGGACCGGGCCGTTCAAGAAGGGGCTAAGATTGCTCTTGGCGGTAAAAAAGTAGAAGGAGCAGGCAGCTTCTTCGAGCCGACAGTGATCACAGACGCGACGAATGAGATGGAGATTGTGCAGGATGAAATTTTCGGTCCGGTCATCCCTGTCATTACGTTCTCAACTCTGGATGAGGCGATTGCCCTCGCCAATGACAGTGAATTTGGCTTAACCTCATCGCTATATACGCAGAATCTGAACGTCGCCATGAAAGTCATCAAGCGGCTGAAGTACGGGGAGACGTATATCAACCGCGAGAATTTCGAAGCGATGCAGGGCTTCCATGCAGGCTGGAGAAAATCCGGCATCGGCGGCGCTGACGGCAAGCACGGCTTGAACGAATACCTCCAGACCCATGTCGTCTACTTGCAGTACGACAAATCGGTTAACTGAATACGCAGCGACTGTTTGCTGCTTTGGTGAGGCGGCCCTTGTTTGGGGGCCGTTTTTTGGTGTTTTTCGGAGAGGCAGGTGCGAGGGGAGGTGTAAGCGGAAAACCGATCACATTCGGCGTGGCGGAGGCGTGTGAACCAAATGTAATCGAAAAACCGATCACATTGTGCAGGTACGTAGTGTGCTTGGGCAGCATGAATTTTACATTATCCATCCGTTAGTGTGATTTTATTATTAGCTATTTCATTATTTTACCCGGGTAATATTGCATTTATATTTTTACCCGGGTATAATTAAATCAAATAGAAGGAGGTCAACCTATAACATGAGTATGAGTAATGAACAGACGCATTCTTACTGCACGGCATTTTTGGGAGCGGAAGCTGTTTCCAGCGGTTCATTAGAGCAGGTGGTTACTACAGTGAAGGGGAGGCTGAGTGACAGTGAACTGGCCCGGGTGCTTATCTTTGACGATTCCACGGGGAAGCCGATAGATGTTGATTATCACGGGACAACAGATGATGTGCTTACGCGGTTAGCAGAACCTTCAGGTGAGTCAACCGCTACAGAAGTGAATCCCCAGACCACGCGCCGGGCCGGACGGCCCAAGCTGGGGGTTGTATCCGGTGAGGTTACTTTATTGCCAAGGCAGTGGGAGTGGCTCAAAGCCCAGCCTGGAGGGGCATCGGTAACCTTACGCAAGCTGGTTGATGAAGCCCGCCGTACCGGAGAACAGCAGAGTACCATCCGCAAGTCACAAGAAGCAGCTTATGCCTTTATGACAGCCATGGCCGGGGATTTCAGCCATTATGAAGAAGCTCTGCGCGCATTGTATGCCGGTGATGCGGAGCGTTTGGACCAATGTACCCAAGACTGGGCACCTGATATCCGCAACCATGTGAAGCAGTTAGCTGCAGTTGCATTACAGAAGAAGAATTGAAGGAGAACAGACACTATGAACATTATACAGACGAATAGCATTGAGCTGGCTTACGACAGCTTCGGCAATGATAATGACGAGGTGATGATCTTGATTGCCGGACTTGGAACCCAGATGATCCGCTGGACTGTTCCATTTTGTGAACAACTAGCGGCCCGGGGCTTCCGGGTGATCCGTTTTGACAATCGGGACACGGGCTGCTCCACCCATTACAGCCATTACCCGGCTATGGATTTCAATGCCTTGGCGGCTGCGCTCATGTCGGGTCAACGGCCGGACATGCCTTACACGCTTGATGACATGGCCGGTGACGTGATCGGATTGCTTGATGCCCTGGGTATTGACGGGGCACATATCGTTGGCCGGTCCATGGGCGGAATGATCGCCCAGCTTGTTGCCAGTAAGTACCCGGACCGGGTCCTGTCGCTCACGTCCATCATGTCTACGTCCGGGAATCCTTCCCTTCCGCAGGCTTCCCCGGAGGTGATGGGGATGATGACTGCCCCGGGGCCGAACCCGTTTGAGGATGAGGCAGGATTTTTAGCGCACAGCATGGCTTTTGCCAAGCGTATTGCCGGTACCGGCCATCCATTCGATGAAGAAGCTTACCGGGCACTCATTGCGGAGGAATTCCGGCGGGCCTACGACCCGGGCAGTGTGGGACGGCAGATTGCTGCGATTGCGGTCTCCGGTGACCGCCGTCCGCTGCTGGCAGCCATTGAGGTCCCTGCACTTGTCATTCACGGGATGGACGATCCTCTGTTCGTTCCGGCGTGCGGCGAGGACACCGCTTCCTCCATCCCGGGCGCTGAGCTGATGCTGGTTGAAGGCATGGGACATGACCTGCCGCACCAGTTGTATCAGCAGATGATCGATGCTATTGAGCGGACGGCTCAGCGCAGTTGACTAACCACTACGTTGTGTAGTAGATTATAACTACTACGTAGTGTAGTAATAATGTTATGGACGCATAACAGACATATGAGGTGTTCACGGTGAACAAGATTCAGAAGCTATCGGATACAGAATTAGAGTTAATGGAAGCCATTTGGGCGAGTACACCGCCAGTTACTTCAACGGAGCTGCTGAACCAGTTCGCGCATAAGGGAAGGGATTGGAAGGCGCAGACGATATCTACCTTTTTGTCACGATTAGTGGATAAGGGGTTTCTGACGGCTACCCGGCATGGGCGGCTGAACAAGTATGTACCCGGCATTTCACCTGAGGACTATAAGCTGGTGGAGACTCAGCATGTCCTGGACGGGCTGTATCAGGGTTCGGTCAAGAATCTGATCTCTGCTATGTATGACGGCGACAAGCTGTCGGACCAGGATATTGACGAGCTGAAGCAATGGTTCTCGGAAAAGTAGGTGATGACGATGAAGACCTTGCTCGATATTCTAATCCCGCTAACCGTTGCCGGAAGCGTAGTGACACTCAGTATACAGGTACTGGGGAGGTTCTCCACCGGACATTTCCCGGCCCGATGGCGTTACGGACTCATTAAGCTGGCCTTAGTCTTTTATTTGTTCCCTATAGCTCTTATCCTGCCGTGGCTATCCCAACACCTGATTGTGCCGCACGCAGCCACAGGTGTACAGAATCCCCAGAGCGGGAGGATAACAGGGTATATAGCGGAATCTCTGCAGCCTACTCTAGCCCTTACCACAAGTACGGCCTATATCCTGTTAGGGATCTGGGCAGCGGGAGCCATTACTTTTGCCGCCTGGCAAGGGTATGCGTACCGCAGGTTCACCAGAGTGCTTAAGCGTAACCGGACCATGGTACCGGAGAATAGCGAGACAGCCATGATGCTGAGAAGCATCAAGGAGGAGCTTGGACTCACCTGTAGCGTGAAGCTCGCATTCAGTCATGTCGCACGCAGTCCTTTTCTGGCAGGATTATGGAGACCGGCGATCTATCTGCCTGTAGAGAGTCATGTCAATCTGGATATGGAGATGGTCCTGCGCCATGAATTGGTTCATCTGAAGCGGAAGGATCTGTGGATCAAAGCTGCATTGCTATTCGCCCGTACCTTGCACTGGTATAATCCGCTGGTTCATACGGTCCGGCATGAGCTTCATACCTGGAGCGAGCTGACCTGTGACCAGGAGGTTGTGCAGAAGATGTCTCATGCCGACCGCAAACGTTACGGCGGGACGATTCTGAATGTTATGGCAGGACCTGCCAGTCACCCCGGAGCGTTCTACGCCTCATTATCCGGTGACGGCAAACAATTACAAAGGAGATTATCCCATATGCTTAACGTCAAAAAACTAAACAGACAGACCCTCTTCCTATCGGTTGCCGCAGCACTGTTAATCGCCGGAATCGGCACATCTACTGCAGCATTGGCCTCTAAGATGACGCCGAAAGTTGTCGCCGACTCGGAGTATACTTCTTCTGACAATGCGGCTTCCGAAATTGCAGCTTCTAAAGTGCCCAAAGGTAAAATAACCGAGCCTGCCAAAGTATCTGGCACCGAGCCTGCCGAGAGCAGCACCATCCCCGCCCAGGAATATACAGCAGGACAACTCGTTGCCGGGCCCGCTGAATCTGCTGATTCTGTAACGGTTCCCGCTGAAGTGGCTCCTGGAGCTGCTCAAGCAGACATCGCTGCGCAGCCGCTGCCTGAGCTTGTAGCATCCCCTGCTGAAAGTGCTCCCGTAACCGTGCCAAAAGCAAGTGCTGCTCAATCGGATTCCGGGCTTGCCCCTGCATCAGTACCTGACCGGGAAGAGGCCATGGTAGAGGCCATGGTAGAGGCTCTTCCCGAGCTGGTGCCGGCTCCTGCACCTTCTAAGTAACATAAGATATCTTGTGTAATTATATTGTGAACAATATTATCAATGACAGGAGCGGCTTCCATGTGGAGCTGCTCTTGTTCTTTGCGTTTTGATTTGATACTGACTATATTAATAGAGATAAGTTACACTTCTCCCGGCCGCGCCCCTCTGAATTTATTGGGGTAGAGTATTTCAGTATGAGGATAATTTGAAGTATTGGGGGCGAAGGAATGGACAGGCTATCGAGGATCAGATCCGAAGAGAAAATATATCATGATCAATGTTATGAGAGCAGCAAGTTATTTCAACCAGGCTCCTGGCTGCACAAACCCGTTACTACAGTCATTAATCTTATCAATCAGTATAAGGATCAAGAATACATTAGCATACTGGATCTGGGAGCTGGGGTTGGCCGGAATAGCATTCCGATCGCCGAATCGGTTAAGCCTAGGAATGGGAAAGTTGTATGTGTAGACTTGCTGGAGTCAGCCATAGCGAAGCTGAAGAGTTACAGTCAGCAGTTCGGTGTCGAGCCTTACATTGTACCTGTTCTATCTGATATTGAACACTTCTTCATTGAACCCAATGAATATGATATTATCATAGCCGTATCCTCATTGGAGCATGTTAGTTCGGCACAGGCACTGGAGCAGAAACTGAGTGAAATGAATGCCGGGACAAGGGCAGGCGGGGCGAATTGTATTATTATCGCGTCCAATATCCGGGAAATGCTTCTAGAGAATAAGCAAGAGCTGGACCCCATGTTTGAAGTGAATCTGTCTACTGAAAGAATGATTGAACTATTGAAACAGCAGTTTGCCGGATGGGAGATAGAGCAGCTGATCGTAAAACCCTTAGCATTTGAGATCAACAGAAACGGGCTGCCCGTCAAGTTGACCTCTGATTGCATAACCTTTGTTGCCAAGAAAAGCTGATCTTATAGAGATCGGCCTTTTTTGATAGTGATGGAGGTAATTAGAGTTTTTCTCCCCGCCTGTGACCACACGCACCACATCTTCCGTGAACTAGGCTACATTAAGAGTATGCCAAATGAAAGGTTTCACAAACTTCCGAAATTTGATTTGAATCCTCCTTTTTAAGCGGCTGGCGTAATAGAATGAGGTTGCTGATAAGGATTATCAATCAAATATTGGAGGCTAACACATATGAGTACACAAACCAGACAAATCGCAGGCGACATCCACTGGGTAGGCAAAATAGACAATCGCGAAGTTCCGTTCCACCGCCTGATTCTCGCCAAGGGCACCACCTATAACTCCTATCTCCTCAAAACCGGCAAGCCGACCGTAATCGATACCGTGGATATGGAATTCGGCCGCGAATATGCCGAGTGTCTCG is a window encoding:
- a CDS encoding DUF2239 family protein, producing the protein MSNEQTHSYCTAFLGAEAVSSGSLEQVVTTVKGRLSDSELARVLIFDDSTGKPIDVDYHGTTDDVLTRLAEPSGESTATEVNPQTTRRAGRPKLGVVSGEVTLLPRQWEWLKAQPGGASVTLRKLVDEARRTGEQQSTIRKSQEAAYAFMTAMAGDFSHYEEALRALYAGDAERLDQCTQDWAPDIRNHVKQLAAVALQKKN
- a CDS encoding BlaI/MecI/CopY family transcriptional regulator; the protein is MNKIQKLSDTELELMEAIWASTPPVTSTELLNQFAHKGRDWKAQTISTFLSRLVDKGFLTATRHGRLNKYVPGISPEDYKLVETQHVLDGLYQGSVKNLISAMYDGDKLSDQDIDELKQWFSEK
- the aldA gene encoding aldehyde dehydrogenase is translated as MTKHLMYINGQFTESEGKEWMEVTNPATDEVISQVPKATRNDVIRAIDAAEQAQAEWEETPAVERGKYLHAIADGIRAEADSIARLISEEVGKTLELSTVEVHFTADYLDYMAEWARRYEGEIVQSDRDNEHIFVFKRAIGVTTGILPWNFPFFLIARKMAPALITGNTIVVKPSAESPNNAMAFSRIVDQAGLPKGVFNLITGRGAEVGNELSSNAKVGMVSLTGSVPAGQKVMEAAAENIIKVSLELGGKAPAIVMKDADLELAVQAIVASRVINTGQVCNCAERVYVHEDIKEEFTTRLVAAMKAVKYGDPLKDTDIQMGPLINKAAQESVQQKVDRAVQEGAKIALGGKKVEGAGSFFEPTVITDATNEMEIVQDEIFGPVIPVITFSTLDEAIALANDSEFGLTSSLYTQNLNVAMKVIKRLKYGETYINRENFEAMQGFHAGWRKSGIGGADGKHGLNEYLQTHVVYLQYDKSVN
- a CDS encoding (Fe-S)-binding protein, which gives rise to MRVSIFSTCLVDLMAPNAGIAMVEVLERLGCEIDYPASQVCCGQPTYNSGYLQESKLAMQNMMLAFEASDYVVGPSGSCIAMFHEYPKIFSGDPEWELKAVALKEKSYELTQFIVKVLGVTDVGATLEGTATYHRSCHMTRLLGEKETPFQLLEQVKGLKLEPLKNSDNCCGFGGTFAVKMPEISAQMADEKCGCVLDTGADILISADMGCLMNIGGRLSRKGEPVRVMHIAEVLNQHTPANHKGGN
- a CDS encoding LutB/LldF family L-lactate oxidation iron-sulfur protein, translated to MSLQTDSRSFSERTAEGLGDSFMRSAVGSAQDSLKTRRLTAATALGDWEQWRKAGQLIRQHTLANLDFYLEQLADNVERQGGHIYFAATKEEASSYIRDVIERKQATRVVKSKSMVTEEIELNRVLLEAGCELIETDLGEYILQMDDWDPPSHIVAPALHKDREQIRRVFAEKFGYTGDETPEKLAGFARTVLRQKFLDAEIGITGCNFAIANLGAINLVTNEGNGDLTAAIPKTHIAVMGMERIVPTIEEMEILDNLLCRSAVGQKLTSYITVMGPSAAGETDGPEEFHLVVVDNGRSDILGSEFGEALQCIRCGACLNVCPVYRHIGGHAYGSIYPGPIGAVITPLLGGYDDYKELPYASSLCGACTDVCPVKIPLHEQLIMHRQNIVKQKRTGAADRIQMKAAAKLLSSPALFGKTLRLAHSASRIMSKHGRIVRGPAIIQGWIGSRDLKQPVKQQDSFRAWLEKRKGGAE
- a CDS encoding alpha/beta hydrolase; translated protein: MNIIQTNSIELAYDSFGNDNDEVMILIAGLGTQMIRWTVPFCEQLAARGFRVIRFDNRDTGCSTHYSHYPAMDFNALAAALMSGQRPDMPYTLDDMAGDVIGLLDALGIDGAHIVGRSMGGMIAQLVASKYPDRVLSLTSIMSTSGNPSLPQASPEVMGMMTAPGPNPFEDEAGFLAHSMAFAKRIAGTGHPFDEEAYRALIAEEFRRAYDPGSVGRQIAAIAVSGDRRPLLAAIEVPALVIHGMDDPLFVPACGEDTASSIPGAELMLVEGMGHDLPHQLYQQMIDAIERTAQRS
- a CDS encoding class I SAM-dependent methyltransferase, producing the protein MDRLSRIRSEEKIYHDQCYESSKLFQPGSWLHKPVTTVINLINQYKDQEYISILDLGAGVGRNSIPIAESVKPRNGKVVCVDLLESAIAKLKSYSQQFGVEPYIVPVLSDIEHFFIEPNEYDIIIAVSSLEHVSSAQALEQKLSEMNAGTRAGGANCIIIASNIREMLLENKQELDPMFEVNLSTERMIELLKQQFAGWEIEQLIVKPLAFEINRNGLPVKLTSDCITFVAKKS
- a CDS encoding M56 family metallopeptidase, with translation MKTLLDILIPLTVAGSVVTLSIQVLGRFSTGHFPARWRYGLIKLALVFYLFPIALILPWLSQHLIVPHAATGVQNPQSGRITGYIAESLQPTLALTTSTAYILLGIWAAGAITFAAWQGYAYRRFTRVLKRNRTMVPENSETAMMLRSIKEELGLTCSVKLAFSHVARSPFLAGLWRPAIYLPVESHVNLDMEMVLRHELVHLKRKDLWIKAALLFARTLHWYNPLVHTVRHELHTWSELTCDQEVVQKMSHADRKRYGGTILNVMAGPASHPGAFYASLSGDGKQLQRRLSHMLNVKKLNRQTLFLSVAAALLIAGIGTSTAALASKMTPKVVADSEYTSSDNAASEIAASKVPKGKITEPAKVSGTEPAESSTIPAQEYTAGQLVAGPAESADSVTVPAEVAPGAAQADIAAQPLPELVASPAESAPVTVPKASAAQSDSGLAPASVPDREEAMVEAMVEALPELVPAPAPSK